The following proteins are co-located in the Portunus trituberculatus isolate SZX2019 chromosome 16, ASM1759143v1, whole genome shotgun sequence genome:
- the LOC123504443 gene encoding putative nuclease HARBI1, with amino-acid sequence MAQQQLRQRQRQTFRERRDFLTEYSDSQLIERFRLDHAGILYVTDLVRDALGSRTARNKDLSPEMKVAITLWYLATGKMQLCSSDDFGTSQPTVSRAITQTLEALAQRDNFRRFINFPLTQQELQQKQEQFMQVAGFPGVVGVVDGTHIRIIAPREHEAEYVNRKRFHSINVQVVFYATYYRILDIVAKWPGSVNDASLQ; translated from the coding sequence ATGGCGCAACAACAACTTCGCCAGCGACAACGCCAGACTTTTCGTGAGAGGAGAGACTTCCTGACGGAATACAGTGACTCCCAACTGATCGAAAGATTTCGACTTGACCATGCAGGCATACTGTATGTAACTGATCTTGTGAGGGATGCATTAGGGAGTCGAACTGCTAGGAACAAAGACCTCTCTCCTGAGATGAAGGTGGCCATCACCTTATGGTACTTGGCCACAGGAAAGATGCAGTTGTGCAGTAGCGATGACTTCGGCACATCACAGCCAACTGTTAGCCGTGCTATCACCCAGACCCTTGAGGCTCTTGCACAACGAGACAATTTCCGGAGGTTCATCAATTTCCCCCTCACCCAGCAGGAACTTCAGCAGAAACAAGAACAATTCATGCAAGTTGCAGGGTTTCCCGGTGTCGTTGGTGTAGTCGATGGCACTCATATAAGAATTATAGCCCCAAGGGAACACGAAGCTGAATATGTAAACCGGAAACGGTTTCATAGCATCAATGTACAAGTTGTGTTTTATGCAACATACTACAGAATACTTGACATTGTTGCAAAGTGGCCTGGCTCTGTCAATGATGCTAGTCTTCAATGA